Proteins found in one Roseovarius pelagicus genomic segment:
- a CDS encoding hemerythrin domain-containing protein, whose translation MIDIYTAIRNDHDQHRKLLAQIADTSGDSAERQEAWRIFYHDVKSHAAAEEETFYSKLISKTWGQDSARHSVHEHQQLDDIMEELNEMDMSSSGWLNRFKTLRHDYEHHIDEEEGEVFSRAKEVISKDDIKGYGERFLKRKAEERSLIDAKREDSLED comes from the coding sequence ATGATTGATATCTACACCGCCATCCGCAACGACCATGATCAGCACCGCAAGCTTTTGGCCCAGATCGCCGACACATCCGGCGACAGTGCGGAGCGTCAGGAGGCATGGCGGATCTTTTACCACGACGTCAAAAGCCATGCCGCCGCAGAAGAAGAGACGTTCTATTCAAAGCTGATTTCCAAGACATGGGGTCAGGATTCGGCCCGCCATTCGGTGCATGAGCATCAGCAGCTTGACGATATCATGGAAGAGTTGAACGAAATGGATATGAGTTCGAGCGGCTGGCTGAACAGGTTCAAGACGCTGCGGCACGACTATGAGCACCACATCGACGAGGAAGAGGGCGAAGTGTTCAGCCGGGCCAAAGAGGTCATCAGCAAGGACGATATCAAGGGTTATGGTGAGCGTTTCCTGAAGCGCAAGGCCGAAGAACGTTCGCTGATTGACGCCAAGCGCGAGGACAGTTTGGAAGACTAG
- a CDS encoding GNAT family N-acetyltransferase, with protein MVLEGRYATLEPLDADAHAALIYRAFDGHDWVWDYMPAGPFASSAQFHRWMRDAVADPDFKFYAIKDRETGRFGGFASYLRIKPASGSIEVGYIAMAPQLQRTRAATETMYLMMKWAFQSGYRRYEWKCDALNRPSRTAAQRLGLSYEGVFRQATVVKGRNRDTAWFAAIDTEWPALDEAFRLWLDPSNFDADGQQREALSDLTRLVRAADDPTL; from the coding sequence ATGGTGCTGGAAGGGCGTTATGCAACATTGGAACCACTGGATGCGGACGCGCATGCGGCGTTGATTTACCGCGCGTTCGACGGGCATGACTGGGTGTGGGACTACATGCCCGCAGGTCCGTTCGCCTCGTCCGCGCAGTTTCATCGCTGGATGCGCGACGCGGTTGCTGATCCCGATTTCAAGTTCTACGCCATCAAGGATCGCGAGACCGGCCGCTTTGGCGGCTTTGCCTCCTATCTGCGGATCAAACCGGCATCCGGCTCGATCGAGGTTGGTTATATCGCCATGGCACCACAGCTACAGCGCACACGGGCCGCGACGGAGACCATGTATCTGATGATGAAATGGGCGTTTCAATCCGGGTATCGGCGCTATGAATGGAAATGCGACGCGCTGAACCGTCCGTCGCGCACCGCCGCCCAGCGCCTTGGCCTCAGCTACGAAGGTGTCTTTCGGCAGGCCACCGTGGTTAAGGGACGCAACCGTGATACCGCGTGGTTCGCGGCCATCGACACCGAGTGGCCCGCGCTGGACGAGGCATTTCGCCTCTGGCTCGATCCGTCAAACTTTGACGCCGACGGGCAACAACGCGAGGCGCTGAGCGATCTGACGCGGCTGGTGCGTGCGGCGGACGATCCCACGCTCTGA